In a single window of the Streptomyces sp. CGMCC 4.7035 genome:
- a CDS encoding DNA-3-methyladenine glycosylase: MNVALLACPAEEVAPKLLGAILTHETPEGTVSISITETEAYSGTADPASHAYRGRTPRNAVMFGPAGHLYVYRSHGLHWCANIVTGTDGIASAVLIRAGRVIEGEDLARKRRGAKVESPRLARGPGNFCQALGITAEHNGTDLLTGASLTLSEGEPVPAALIRVGPRVGVSKAHDWQHRFYLAGDPTVSAYRLSPRAKPSAGA; encoded by the coding sequence ATGAACGTTGCCCTCCTCGCTTGCCCTGCTGAAGAAGTCGCCCCCAAGCTGCTCGGTGCCATCCTCACCCACGAGACACCCGAGGGAACCGTGAGCATCAGCATCACGGAGACCGAGGCGTACTCCGGTACGGCCGACCCCGCCTCCCACGCCTACCGGGGCAGGACACCCCGCAACGCCGTCATGTTCGGGCCCGCAGGACATCTGTACGTCTACCGGTCTCACGGTCTCCACTGGTGCGCCAACATCGTCACCGGAACAGATGGCATCGCCTCGGCCGTCCTCATCCGCGCAGGCAGGGTCATCGAAGGGGAAGACCTGGCACGCAAGCGGCGAGGGGCGAAGGTCGAGAGCCCACGCCTTGCGCGGGGTCCGGGGAACTTCTGCCAGGCGCTCGGCATCACGGCAGAGCACAACGGCACAGACCTGCTGACGGGCGCCTCGCTCACGCTGTCCGAGGGTGAGCCAGTACCTGCCGCACTCATCCGGGTTGGCCCCCGGGTAGGCGTGAGTAAAGCCCACGACTGGCAGCACCGCTTCTACCTCGCCGGTGATCCAACAGTCTCGGCGTACCGGCTGAGCCCGAGAGCCAAGCCGTCCGCCGGAGCCTGA
- a CDS encoding NAD(P)/FAD-dependent oxidoreductase: protein MSVGSVQRPERVAVIGVGILGAGVGWNLSRQGAEVVFIDAGQPGEGVTNWSFSWVNASNKTERRSYFDLNVAGMVAYRELAEAIGPDSWWHPSGHLRWADDPAAEAKLLETAELLAGWDYRVELCTGVEVRRRLEPALTVPGKTPVLFYPDEAWVHGRHLVGRLVGRAVESGAEHRFGSAVCDIGIGADGSIRTVTLSDGSRLDVDVVVNAAGPSASRVAGLIGRHLPMRREPGALTRIGCAQVPVHRAMHAPHIEIRPDGDASVVLHSREIDALIDTGEDPAELARLLHESARHVVPELGNSRIAQTRVANRPIPADGFPSVGAVPSVPGYYEAVSHSGITLGPVIGRLLASEILSGKRDEMLADFRPERFPHP from the coding sequence GTGAGTGTCGGGTCCGTGCAGCGGCCGGAACGTGTTGCTGTGATCGGGGTGGGCATTCTCGGAGCCGGCGTGGGCTGGAACCTGTCGCGGCAGGGGGCCGAGGTGGTCTTCATCGACGCGGGCCAGCCAGGCGAAGGGGTCACCAACTGGTCTTTCTCGTGGGTCAATGCCAGTAACAAGACCGAGCGCAGGTCCTACTTCGACCTGAACGTTGCGGGCATGGTGGCGTACCGCGAGCTTGCAGAGGCCATCGGGCCGGACTCATGGTGGCATCCCAGCGGCCACCTGCGCTGGGCAGACGATCCCGCAGCGGAAGCGAAGCTCCTGGAAACAGCCGAACTGCTGGCTGGCTGGGACTACAGGGTCGAGCTGTGCACGGGGGTCGAGGTACGCCGTCGCCTCGAACCTGCTCTCACGGTGCCCGGCAAGACTCCGGTCCTGTTCTACCCCGACGAAGCATGGGTGCACGGACGTCATCTCGTCGGCCGCTTGGTCGGCCGAGCCGTTGAGTCCGGCGCCGAACACCGGTTCGGCAGCGCGGTCTGTGACATCGGCATCGGCGCCGATGGGAGCATCCGGACAGTGACTCTGTCGGATGGGAGCCGTCTCGACGTCGACGTCGTGGTGAACGCAGCAGGACCCAGCGCCTCCCGGGTCGCCGGGCTCATCGGACGGCACTTGCCGATGCGCCGGGAACCCGGCGCCCTCACCCGGATCGGCTGTGCTCAGGTCCCGGTGCACCGGGCCATGCACGCGCCCCACATCGAGATCCGTCCTGATGGAGATGCGTCGGTGGTCCTCCACAGCCGCGAGATCGACGCACTCATCGACACGGGTGAAGATCCAGCGGAACTCGCACGGCTGCTCCACGAATCGGCGCGGCACGTAGTTCCAGAACTCGGCAATTCCCGCATCGCACAGACACGGGTAGCCAACCGGCCCATCCCAGCCGACGGATTCCCCTCGGTGGGAGCGGTGCCTTCCGTGCCCGGGTACTACGAGGCTGTCTCCCACAGCGGCATCACGCTCGGGCCGGTGATCGGCCGGCTGCTTGCTTCGGAGATCCTCAGCGGGAAGAGAGACGAGATGCTTGCGGACTTCCGCCCGGAGCGGTTCCCCCACCCGTGA
- a CDS encoding sporulation protein, with the protein MGFKRLLASLGAGGASVETVLTEVNVVPGGVVQGEVRIQGGSVNQAIEGLNVGLQAKVEVEGHDDTEYKQDIEFTKVQLGGAFELQAGAVHAVPFGLEIPWETPITMIDGQALRGMHIGVTTELAIARAVDSGDLDPINVHPLPAQKAILDAFIQLGFRFKNADMERGHIRGTRQKLPFYQEIEFFPPSQYHGLNQVELSFVADEHAMDVILEMDKKPGLFSEGSDSYRSFQVGLTDFHGTDWAGYLHQWLSEVGSKRSWF; encoded by the coding sequence ATGGGGTTCAAGCGGCTGCTCGCGAGCCTGGGTGCCGGCGGTGCTTCGGTGGAGACGGTGCTGACCGAGGTCAATGTCGTGCCGGGCGGTGTCGTCCAGGGTGAGGTGCGGATCCAGGGCGGGTCCGTGAACCAGGCGATCGAGGGCCTGAACGTCGGTCTGCAGGCCAAGGTCGAGGTCGAGGGGCACGACGACACCGAGTACAAGCAGGACATCGAGTTCACGAAGGTCCAGCTCGGTGGCGCCTTCGAGCTCCAGGCGGGGGCCGTGCACGCCGTACCGTTCGGGCTGGAGATCCCCTGGGAGACGCCGATCACCATGATCGACGGGCAGGCGCTGCGCGGGATGCACATCGGCGTGACGACGGAGCTGGCGATCGCGCGTGCCGTGGACTCCGGTGACCTGGACCCGATCAACGTGCACCCGCTGCCGGCGCAGAAGGCGATCCTGGACGCGTTCATCCAGCTGGGCTTCCGGTTCAAGAACGCGGACATGGAGCGCGGCCACATCCGGGGTACGCGGCAGAAGCTGCCGTTCTACCAGGAGATCGAGTTCTTCCCGCCGTCGCAGTACCACGGCCTGAACCAGGTCGAGCTGAGCTTCGTCGCGGACGAGCACGCGATGGACGTCATCCTGGAGATGGACAAGAAGCCCGGGCTGTTCAGCGAGGGCAGCGACTCGTACCGCTCCTTCCAGGTCGGTCTGACCGACTTCCACGGCACTGACTGGGCCGGGTACCTCCACCAGTGGCTGTCGGAGGTCGGCAGCAAGCGCAGCTGGTTCTAG
- a CDS encoding GNAT family N-acetyltransferase, protein MEIRSLDGDDPATLAALLPGFRETMRLELPADPPVTEALLARLFQRRHGTERIVLAAYDAQTPAGVLKLGLDLGDPTGPGHGSLWVFPGFRRRGAGRALAAAGQAALRERGRDLLLADAPKGAAAERFAEQLGAELVGETLRNRLRLAGAAPGPLQAAAARQVPGYRLAHWTGRCPDTLVESYARAWSALEERVNGQARVRRPSTADVRAREAEAERAGHRIHAVAALPESGGDGGDIVAYSTLFVRDSPMADAGETLVLPQHRRRGLGTWMKADLLLRAARDNAGLVLVQVFNDVGNTAVVALNRGLGFEADSCWSTYALKA, encoded by the coding sequence ATGGAGATTCGCAGCCTCGACGGTGACGACCCGGCGACCCTCGCCGCTCTGCTCCCCGGTTTCCGGGAAACCATGCGCCTGGAACTGCCGGCGGACCCGCCGGTGACCGAGGCGCTGCTCGCGCGGCTCTTCCAGCGCCGCCACGGCACCGAGCGCATCGTGCTCGCCGCCTACGACGCACAGACCCCGGCCGGAGTCCTGAAGCTCGGCCTCGACCTGGGCGATCCGACCGGGCCGGGGCACGGCTCGCTCTGGGTGTTCCCCGGCTTCCGCCGCCGCGGCGCGGGCCGGGCCCTGGCAGCGGCGGGCCAAGCCGCCCTGCGCGAACGGGGCCGCGACCTGCTGCTGGCGGACGCGCCCAAGGGGGCGGCCGCGGAACGCTTCGCCGAACAGCTCGGCGCCGAGCTCGTCGGCGAGACCCTGCGCAACCGGCTGCGGCTGGCCGGGGCCGCCCCCGGACCGCTTCAGGCCGCGGCGGCCCGCCAGGTGCCCGGCTACCGCCTGGCGCACTGGACCGGCCGCTGCCCCGACACGCTCGTCGAGTCCTACGCCCGTGCCTGGAGCGCGCTGGAGGAGCGGGTCAACGGCCAGGCCCGGGTGCGCCGCCCGTCCACCGCCGACGTCCGGGCGCGCGAGGCCGAGGCCGAACGGGCGGGACACCGGATCCACGCGGTCGCGGCCCTGCCCGAGAGCGGCGGGGACGGCGGCGACATCGTCGCCTACAGCACGCTGTTCGTGCGGGACAGCCCGATGGCCGACGCCGGCGAGACGCTGGTGCTGCCGCAGCACCGGCGGCGGGGCCTCGGCACCTGGATGAAGGCGGACCTGCTGCTGCGGGCCGCCCGGGACAACGCGGGCCTGGTACTCGTCCAGGTCTTCAACGACGTCGGCAACACCGCCGTCGTCGCACTCAACCGCGGGCTCGGCTTCGAGGCCGACTCCTGCTGGTCCACGTACGCGCTCAAGGCCTGA
- a CDS encoding HNH endonuclease: protein MRDTLVLNASFEPLSTVTLNRAVVLVLQDKAVVEQAHPELRMRGADVDIPAPQVIRLCRYVRVPFRRQAPWSRRGVLVRDRHRCAYCGRRATTVDHVVPRSHGGGDTWLNTVASCAEDNHRKADRTPDQAGMPLLRQPFEPTPADAMLLALGHDDLEALPEWLAQSAA from the coding sequence ATGCGTGACACGCTGGTGCTGAACGCGAGCTTCGAGCCGCTGTCGACGGTGACGTTGAATCGAGCCGTCGTTCTGGTGCTGCAGGACAAGGCCGTCGTCGAGCAGGCCCACCCCGAACTGCGTATGCGGGGCGCCGATGTGGACATACCGGCGCCCCAGGTCATCAGGCTCTGCAGGTACGTACGGGTGCCGTTCCGAAGACAAGCTCCGTGGTCGAGGCGGGGTGTTCTGGTGCGGGACCGGCACAGGTGCGCGTACTGCGGGCGGCGGGCGACGACAGTGGACCACGTGGTGCCGCGGTCGCACGGTGGTGGCGACACCTGGCTGAACACGGTGGCGTCGTGCGCGGAGGACAATCACCGCAAGGCGGACCGTACTCCGGATCAGGCGGGCATGCCGCTGCTGCGGCAGCCGTTCGAGCCGACGCCGGCGGACGCGATGCTGCTGGCTCTGGGGCACGACGACTTGGAGGCGCTGCCGGAGTGGCTGGCACAGTCCGCCGCATAG
- a CDS encoding O-methyltransferase — protein MPNTTSPLHLDPGPAPPSEEAVVGTLLRQLVLAIGPLNVLQVGCPDPSAVVALASALSENRQGRLVCCEPETARARAAAAAIEEARLGRYAEVRVGSPERVLPGVSSPVDLLLLGGEPESYLPLVTLLEPRMLPGAVIVAEGVRRFAKQCGQFLAHLRLPGSGYVSMPLPFGAGLELAVCAR, from the coding sequence ATGCCGAACACCACATCCCCCCTCCACCTCGATCCCGGTCCGGCGCCGCCGAGCGAGGAAGCCGTCGTGGGAACCCTGCTGCGCCAGCTGGTGTTGGCCATCGGGCCGCTCAACGTGCTCCAGGTGGGCTGCCCGGACCCGTCCGCCGTCGTCGCCCTGGCGTCGGCGCTGAGCGAGAACAGGCAGGGGCGGCTCGTGTGCTGCGAGCCGGAGACCGCGCGGGCCCGGGCGGCCGCGGCGGCGATCGAGGAGGCGCGCCTCGGCCGTTACGCCGAGGTCCGGGTGGGCAGTCCCGAGCGTGTGCTGCCCGGCGTGTCCAGCCCCGTCGACCTGCTGCTGCTCGGCGGCGAGCCTGAGTCGTACCTCCCGCTGGTGACACTGCTGGAGCCGCGGATGCTGCCCGGTGCGGTGATCGTGGCGGAAGGTGTCCGCCGTTTCGCGAAGCAGTGCGGGCAGTTCCTGGCGCATCTGCGGCTGCCCGGCAGCGGGTACGTCTCCATGCCCCTGCCGTTCGGCGCCGGTCTGGAACTGGCCGTCTGTGCCCGCTGA
- a CDS encoding YbhB/YbcL family Raf kinase inhibitor-like protein: MTELKRRPLPHDFHPPVPSFTVTSEDVEPGATLKDAQVYAAGNTSPQLRWEGFPAETKSFAVTCYDPDAPTGSGFWHWVLFDIPASVTELPAGSGGGKFEGLPEGAVHARNDYGTKDFGGAAPPPGDGPHRYVFTVYAVDQEKLGPDADASPAVVGFNLRFHTLARAQLIGEYENPAAS; encoded by the coding sequence GTGACCGAGCTCAAGAGGCGGCCGCTGCCGCACGACTTCCATCCGCCCGTGCCGTCGTTCACGGTGACGAGCGAGGACGTCGAGCCGGGGGCCACGCTCAAGGACGCTCAGGTCTACGCGGCCGGGAACACCTCGCCGCAGCTGCGCTGGGAAGGCTTCCCGGCCGAGACCAAGAGCTTCGCCGTGACCTGCTACGACCCGGATGCCCCGACGGGCAGCGGGTTCTGGCATTGGGTCCTGTTCGACATCCCGGCCTCGGTCACCGAGCTGCCCGCGGGTTCCGGCGGCGGGAAGTTCGAGGGGCTGCCCGAGGGTGCGGTCCACGCGCGCAACGACTACGGGACGAAGGACTTCGGCGGTGCCGCGCCGCCGCCCGGGGACGGGCCGCACCGTTATGTGTTCACGGTGTACGCCGTGGACCAGGAGAAGCTGGGTCCGGACGCGGATGCCTCTCCCGCGGTGGTCGGCTTCAATCTGCGCTTCCACACGCTGGCGCGCGCCCAGCTCATCGGTGAGTACGAGAATCCGGCCGCGAGCTGA
- a CDS encoding SDR family NAD(P)-dependent oxidoreductase, whose amino-acid sequence MRTDLRDKVVLVTGASSGIGRATAVTYGEEGARVAITYHTNEEGARETARLVTEAGGTPLVVRYDLTDEQSIRDAVGRVAEEWGGIDVLVANAVVWSEAIPRPGRPVPRFEDVPAKQWQEVLHTSVEAVFHTVQAVLPLMRGRDWGRIVLIGAGLADAGKPGAGAYGAGKSALFGLMRSLAWELGPEGILVNMAVPGQTATETVRANVPASFLEEKGKTLPSGRMSVPQDVANAVVFLGSAANGNTHGETLRITGGA is encoded by the coding sequence ATGAGGACCGATCTGCGGGACAAGGTGGTACTGGTCACCGGCGCCTCTTCGGGCATCGGGCGGGCGACAGCCGTGACCTACGGCGAGGAGGGGGCCCGCGTCGCGATCACATACCACACCAACGAGGAGGGCGCCCGGGAGACGGCCCGGCTGGTCACGGAGGCTGGGGGAACACCGCTGGTCGTCCGCTACGACCTCACCGACGAGCAGTCCATCCGGGACGCCGTCGGCCGGGTCGCCGAGGAGTGGGGCGGCATCGACGTGCTGGTGGCCAACGCCGTCGTGTGGAGCGAGGCGATCCCGCGTCCGGGCCGGCCCGTCCCGCGGTTCGAGGACGTGCCGGCCAAACAGTGGCAGGAGGTGCTGCACACCTCCGTCGAGGCGGTCTTCCACACCGTGCAGGCCGTGCTGCCCCTGATGCGCGGCCGGGACTGGGGGCGCATCGTGCTGATCGGTGCGGGCCTCGCGGACGCGGGCAAGCCGGGCGCCGGCGCCTACGGTGCCGGCAAATCGGCTCTGTTCGGGCTGATGCGCAGCCTCGCCTGGGAACTGGGGCCCGAGGGGATCCTGGTCAACATGGCGGTGCCCGGCCAGACGGCCACCGAGACGGTGCGGGCCAACGTTCCCGCCTCCTTCCTGGAGGAGAAAGGCAAGACCCTGCCCTCCGGCCGGATGTCCGTACCGCAGGACGTCGCCAACGCGGTGGTCTTCCTCGGCTCCGCGGCCAACGGCAACACCCATGGCGAGACCCTCCGGATCACCGGCGGGGCCTGA
- a CDS encoding NfeD family protein, with amino-acid sequence MNIDAWVWWLVGAAALGIGLVITAMPELGMLAVGAVAAAVIGGLGGDAVFQVAVFAVVSIALIAVVRPIATRHRSQRPQLATGVEALKGKQAIVLERVDGTGGRIKLAGEVWSARSLNAELAYEVGQEVDVVDIDGATAIVM; translated from the coding sequence GTGAACATCGACGCGTGGGTGTGGTGGCTGGTCGGTGCGGCGGCGCTCGGCATCGGGCTCGTGATCACCGCGATGCCCGAACTCGGCATGCTCGCGGTGGGCGCCGTCGCGGCCGCCGTGATCGGTGGTCTCGGCGGCGATGCCGTCTTCCAGGTCGCGGTCTTCGCCGTCGTCTCGATCGCACTCATCGCCGTGGTCCGGCCCATCGCGACCCGGCACCGCTCCCAACGCCCCCAACTCGCCACCGGCGTGGAGGCGTTGAAGGGTAAACAGGCCATCGTCCTGGAGCGCGTCGACGGCACCGGCGGCCGGATCAAGCTCGCCGGAGAGGTGTGGTCGGCGCGCTCCCTCAACGCCGAACTCGCCTATGAGGTGGGCCAGGAAGTGGATGTCGTGGACATCGACGGAGCCACGGCGATCGTCATGTGA
- a CDS encoding FAD-binding oxidoreductase, whose product MLRERLRGELVEPSDPGFPQAKQLQNTEYDAVQPHAVAYCESEQDVVACLRHAQDQGLPVHIRGNGHSMNGWSTGEGLVIDLSRMNHAVADGPLVRLGGGIQSLDALDALKPQRRQIVTGTFPTVSAGGFLTGGGLGWQTRRFGVGSDRIAAARVVLADGRTVRCAATEEPDLYWALRGGGGGSFGIVTEFEVHPVDAPMMTGFETLWAYEDAVDVLTAWQEWCVAGPDELGTSLVVLPGMFGPQGRPVVRVWGVHLGPTQQLVAELDALAERAGAKPIIRTVQPRGTYADVMHEALCGSQTVAQCHRTGSGPEAQGHRHPYTRQSYRLTGRAATRAESAALLDAWDVSLEQEKRERYLLCIALGGAANQVPRTATAYVHRDARFLIGYQMACRDVSADPGAEARLTGWADRAGAALAPLACGSYINFPSSRVSEDWETDFFGENHARLLDVKRAYDPENFFRHAQSIGSRALTTKAAS is encoded by the coding sequence ATGCTGCGGGAGCGCCTCCGCGGGGAACTGGTGGAGCCCTCCGACCCGGGCTTCCCGCAGGCCAAACAGTTGCAGAACACCGAGTACGACGCGGTCCAGCCGCACGCCGTCGCGTACTGCGAGTCGGAGCAGGACGTCGTCGCCTGTCTCCGGCACGCGCAGGACCAGGGGCTCCCCGTCCACATCCGGGGCAATGGGCACAGCATGAACGGCTGGTCCACCGGCGAAGGCCTCGTGATCGATCTTTCCCGGATGAACCACGCCGTGGCCGACGGCCCGCTCGTACGGCTCGGCGGGGGAATCCAGTCGCTGGACGCGCTGGACGCGCTCAAGCCGCAACGCCGCCAGATCGTCACCGGCACCTTTCCCACGGTGAGCGCCGGCGGCTTTCTGACCGGTGGCGGCCTGGGCTGGCAGACCCGCAGGTTCGGGGTCGGCAGCGACCGGATCGCCGCGGCACGGGTGGTGCTGGCCGACGGCCGCACCGTGCGCTGCGCCGCCACGGAGGAGCCGGACCTGTACTGGGCCCTGCGCGGTGGCGGTGGCGGCAGCTTCGGCATCGTCACCGAGTTCGAGGTGCACCCGGTCGACGCCCCGATGATGACGGGCTTCGAGACGCTCTGGGCGTACGAGGACGCCGTGGACGTCCTCACCGCCTGGCAGGAGTGGTGCGTGGCGGGCCCGGACGAACTGGGCACCTCACTCGTCGTACTGCCCGGCATGTTCGGCCCCCAGGGCCGGCCCGTGGTGCGGGTGTGGGGCGTGCACCTGGGCCCGACTCAACAACTGGTGGCCGAACTCGACGCCCTGGCCGAGCGCGCCGGGGCCAAGCCGATCATCCGCACCGTGCAGCCCAGGGGCACGTACGCGGACGTCATGCACGAGGCCCTGTGCGGTTCCCAGACCGTCGCCCAGTGCCACCGCACCGGCTCGGGACCGGAGGCCCAGGGCCACCGCCATCCGTACACCCGGCAGAGCTATCGGCTCACCGGCCGGGCCGCGACCCGCGCGGAGTCCGCGGCGCTGCTCGACGCCTGGGACGTCTCCCTCGAACAGGAGAAGCGCGAGCGGTACCTGCTGTGCATCGCTCTGGGCGGCGCGGCGAACCAGGTGCCTCGGACGGCCACGGCCTATGTGCACCGCGACGCCCGGTTCCTGATCGGCTATCAGATGGCGTGCCGGGACGTCTCGGCGGACCCCGGGGCCGAGGCTCGCCTCACCGGCTGGGCCGATCGGGCGGGAGCGGCCCTCGCCCCGCTCGCCTGCGGCTCGTACATCAACTTCCCCAGTTCCCGGGTGAGCGAGGACTGGGAGACGGACTTCTTCGGCGAGAACCACGCCAGGCTGCTGGACGTGAAGCGAGCGTACGACCCGGAGAACTTCTTCCGGCACGCGCAGAGCATCGGCAGCCGGGCCCTGACGACCAAGGCGGCTTCATGA
- a CDS encoding SPFH domain-containing protein, which yields MEPVIIVLIILVVLVFIALIKTIQVIPQASAAIVERFGRYTRTLNAGLNIVVPFIDSIRNRIDLREQVVPFPPQPVITQDNLVVNIDTVIYYQVTDARAATYEVASYIQAIEQLTVTTLRNIIGGMDLERTLTSREEINAALRGVLDEATGKWGIRVNRVELKAIEPPTSIQDSMEKQMRADRDKRAAILTAEGTRQAAILTAEGEKQSQILRAEGEAKAAALRAEGEAQAVRTVFEAIHAGDPDQKLLSYQYLQMLPKIAEGDANKLWIVPSEIGDALKGLSGAMGNFGPLAGGSGNGGNTGSSGNGGTGTGGDRREKPSID from the coding sequence ATGGAACCGGTCATCATCGTCCTGATCATTCTGGTGGTGTTGGTCTTCATCGCCCTGATCAAGACCATCCAGGTCATCCCACAGGCGAGCGCGGCCATCGTCGAGCGCTTCGGCCGCTACACACGGACCCTGAACGCGGGCCTGAACATCGTGGTCCCGTTCATCGACTCCATCCGCAACCGGATCGACCTGCGCGAACAGGTCGTACCGTTCCCGCCGCAGCCGGTGATCACCCAGGACAACCTGGTCGTCAACATCGACACCGTCATCTACTACCAGGTGACCGACGCCCGGGCCGCCACCTACGAGGTCGCCAGCTACATCCAGGCCATCGAGCAGCTCACCGTCACCACGCTCCGCAACATCATCGGCGGCATGGACCTGGAGCGCACCCTCACCTCCCGCGAGGAGATCAACGCGGCCCTGCGCGGCGTCCTCGACGAGGCCACCGGCAAGTGGGGCATCCGAGTCAACCGCGTCGAGCTGAAGGCCATCGAGCCCCCGACCTCCATCCAGGACTCGATGGAGAAGCAGATGCGCGCCGACCGTGACAAGCGCGCCGCGATCCTCACCGCCGAAGGTACGCGCCAGGCGGCCATCCTCACCGCCGAGGGCGAGAAGCAGTCCCAGATCCTGCGCGCCGAGGGTGAGGCCAAGGCCGCGGCCCTGCGTGCCGAGGGTGAGGCCCAGGCCGTCCGTACGGTCTTCGAGGCGATCCACGCCGGCGACCCCGACCAGAAGCTCCTCTCCTACCAGTACCTCCAGATGCTGCCGAAGATCGCCGAGGGCGATGCCAACAAGCTCTGGATCGTCCCCAGCGAAATCGGCGACGCCCTGAAGGGGCTGTCCGGAGCCATGGGCAACTTCGGCCCGCTGGCGGGTGGTTCGGGCAACGGCGGCAACACCGGCTCCTCCGGAAACGGCGGCACGGGCACGGGCGGCGACCGCCGCGAGAAGCCGTCCATCGACTGA
- a CDS encoding cytochrome P450 yields MTETSSPPAGSEAPAYPMTRACPYQMPVGYEELRENGPLTKVTLYDGRQVWLVIGNEVGRALFPDPRLSSNVLHPGFPFLAPRIAAQTQQRAAPPLVGVDDPEHARQRRMVIPGFGIRRVSALRPEIERIANGLIDEMLDRGSPAELLSQYALPLPSAVICALLGVPYEDRGYFDERSRQVLSSSGEGAAERARKAFTEILVYLHELVAKKEKQPGDGLVDELIAHQLEEGSVDRDELALICSLLLVSGHETTSNMIALGTVTLLEHPEQLALLRQDDTLLPGAVEELMRFTSIGDVLMRVAAEDIEIAGQTIRAGDGVAMSTMLMNRDPHAWENPDTFDITRSAGRHVAFGYGIHQCIGQNLARAEMEIAFRTLFRRIPNLRVPVRSEELPLNAPYVLQGVAELPVEW; encoded by the coding sequence ATGACGGAGACCAGCAGTCCCCCCGCCGGGAGCGAGGCGCCGGCCTACCCCATGACCCGGGCATGCCCCTACCAGATGCCCGTGGGATACGAGGAGTTGCGCGAGAACGGCCCGCTGACCAAGGTCACACTGTACGACGGGCGGCAGGTCTGGCTGGTCATCGGCAACGAGGTCGGCCGGGCCCTGTTCCCCGACCCGCGGCTGTCCTCGAACGTCCTGCACCCGGGATTCCCCTTCCTGGCCCCCCGCATCGCCGCCCAGACCCAGCAGCGCGCCGCCCCGCCGCTGGTCGGTGTGGACGACCCCGAGCACGCGCGCCAGCGGCGCATGGTGATCCCCGGCTTCGGCATCCGCCGGGTGTCCGCGCTGCGCCCGGAGATCGAGCGGATCGCGAACGGGCTCATCGACGAGATGCTCGACCGGGGCAGCCCCGCCGAACTGCTCTCCCAGTACGCCCTTCCGCTGCCCTCGGCGGTGATCTGCGCCCTGCTCGGAGTGCCCTACGAGGACCGCGGGTACTTCGACGAGCGGTCCCGGCAGGTGCTGTCCTCCTCGGGTGAGGGTGCGGCGGAGCGGGCCCGCAAGGCCTTCACCGAGATCCTCGTCTATCTGCACGAGCTGGTCGCGAAGAAGGAGAAGCAGCCCGGCGACGGCCTCGTCGACGAACTGATCGCCCATCAGCTCGAAGAGGGCAGCGTCGACCGCGACGAGCTGGCCCTGATCTGCTCGCTGCTGCTCGTCTCCGGCCACGAGACCACCTCCAACATGATCGCGCTGGGCACCGTGACCCTGCTCGAACACCCCGAACAGCTCGCGCTGTTGCGGCAGGACGACACGCTGCTGCCGGGCGCGGTGGAGGAGCTGATGCGGTTCACCTCCATCGGCGACGTGCTGATGCGGGTGGCGGCCGAGGACATCGAGATCGCCGGGCAGACCATCAGGGCCGGTGACGGCGTGGCCATGTCGACCATGCTGATGAACCGCGACCCGCACGCCTGGGAGAACCCGGACACCTTCGACATCACCCGGTCCGCCGGTCGGCATGTCGCCTTCGGCTACGGCATCCACCAGTGCATCGGCCAGAACCTCGCCCGGGCCGAGATGGAGATCGCCTTCCGCACCCTCTTCCGGCGCATTCCGAACCTCAGGGTGCCGGTCCGCTCCGAGGAACTGCCCCTGAACGCCCCGTACGTGCTGCAGGGCGTCGCCGAACTCCCCGTCGAGTGGTGA
- a CDS encoding ferredoxin, whose translation MEISIATERCIGAAMCALTAPEVFTQDDDGVSRLLPGGAEGAHGTSVREAARACPVQAITLRGD comes from the coding sequence GTGGAGATCAGCATCGCGACCGAGCGCTGCATCGGCGCCGCCATGTGCGCCCTGACCGCGCCGGAGGTGTTCACCCAGGACGACGACGGGGTGAGCCGGCTGCTCCCGGGCGGAGCGGAGGGCGCCCACGGCACCTCGGTGCGGGAGGCGGCCAGGGCCTGCCCGGTCCAGGCCATCACCCTGCGCGGAGACTGA